One Takifugu rubripes chromosome 2, fTakRub1.2, whole genome shotgun sequence genomic region harbors:
- the coa8 gene encoding cytochrome c oxidase assembly factor 8, translating into MASTSAAVCLRRALLRRFAPRRLPALNRPLCSSNQEPQKDTTAKRSALRPGPSSTHDWIGPPNPLSNLRPIVYHIPENETELEKRLRHLRQDTEDWNQDFWANQNITFSKEKEAFIVSHLQAKGLGLRDEQGRRRSLNSKEMAAFYKSFLDKNRTRHANYNKEWYRRNFSITLLMARVALSSLWRRVTDRSSSRKSGAPPG; encoded by the exons ATGGCCTCTACGTCCGCAGCGGTCTGTCTCAGACGGGCGCTCCTGCGCCGCTTTGCCCCGCGCCGGTTACCTGCGCTCAACCGCCCGCTGTGCAGCTCCAACCAAGAGCCACAGAAGGACACAACTGCAAAG AGATCTGCTCTCAGACCAGGACCCAGCTCCACACACGACTGGATCGGACCCCCAAACCCTCTCTCCAACCTCAGGCCGATTGTTTATCACATCCCCGAGAATGAAACCGAGCTGGAGAAACGTCTCCGACACCTGAGGCAGGATACGGAGGACTGGAACCAGGACTTCTGGGCCAACCAGAACATCACCTTCAGCAAG GAAAAAGAGGCCTTCATCGTTTCCCACCTGCAGGCCAAAGGCCTGGGTTTGCGTGATGAACAGG GGCGGCGCCGGTCCCTCAACAGCAAGGAGATGGCGGCGTTTTACAAAAGCTTCCTGGACAAAAACAGAACTCGTCACGCCAACTACAACAA AGAATGGTACCGTCGTAACTTCAGCATCACCCTGCTGATGGCTCGGGTCGCCCTGAGCTCCCTGTGGAGGCGCGTTAccgacaggagcagcagccggaAGAGCGGCGCTCCTCCGGGATGA
- the bag5 gene encoding BAG family molecular chaperone regulator 5 isoform X3, giving the protein MDHGGPQQQHHHQPQQQHPMGQQQPYYPQHPAMMRLYEVQRDAAALGPQVCTFGGLQNDRDYKRLERDLTQLLLQVDQVDTEGKAELQGARKRAAQEVEGLLRYLEENATHPSRLAMEELSNEARRLVDERVVAPQRAGGVAEINDELVDMLQELVLRLTQVKTEGRVPLRKARYRALTRLCAVQDVIEGRTEQQTLSLPLSEETHEAVHHINQVMVKVSVARGQLVALLMGLSGRDSCAHLSRILTEMQVELDALDVSGNTAIRNYRKQVVEEINGLLKHLDLEVEGDDTRRYDLAQNNSIREIEAVRAHVSHLREGVLRHCMMGDMGFRPKAELQSLLTHLDQVDTAKNPCIREARRRAVVEVQAVITFLDLREALARRQPGPNEHPSHRAVWLVLGSLSDLQAQVLGFDGKRADKSYMMLEELLTKQLLALDAVDPQGDEMTKMARKQAVKFAQNILNYLDMKTDEWEY; this is encoded by the exons atgGATCACGGCGGTCCGCAGCaacagcaccatcaccagccgcagcagcagcacccgatggggcagcagcagccgtacTACCCCCAGCACCCCGCCATGATGCGGCTCTACGAGGTCCAGAGGGACGCGGCGGCTCTGGGGCCTCAGGTGTGCACCTTCGGCGGCCTGCAGAACGACCGCGACTACAAGCGGCTGGAGCGGGACCTgacgcagctgctgctgcaggtggaccaggtggacaCGGAGGGCAAAGCCGAGCTGCAGGGGGCACGAAAGAGGGCGGcgcaggaggtggagggtctGCTGCGCTACCTGGAGGAGAACGCCACCCACCCGTCCCGCCTGGCCATGGAGGAGCTGAGCAACGAGGCGCGGCGGCTGGTGGACGAGCGCGTGGTGGCCCCCCAGCGGGCCGGCGGGGTCGCCGAGATCAACGACGAGCTGGTGGACATGTTGCAGGAGCTGGTGCTGAGGCTGACCCAGGTCAAGACTGAGGGGCGGGTGCCGCTGCGCAAGGCGCGCTACCGGGCGCTCACCCGCCTGTGCGCCGTGCAGGACGTGATCGAGGGACGCACCGAGCAGCAGACGCTGTCGCTGCCGCTGTCGGAGGAGACGCACGAGGCCGTGCACCACATCAACCaggtgatggtgaaggtgaGCGTGGCGCGCGGCCAGCTGGTGGCGCTGCTGATGGGGCTGAGCGGGAGGGACAGCTGCGCGCACCTGTCACGGATCCTGACGGAGATGCAGGTGGAGCTGGACGCTCTGGACGTGTCCGGGAACACCGCCATCAGGAATTACCGGaagcaggtggtggaggagatCAACGGGCTGCTGAAGCATCTGgacctggaggtggagggagacgaCACGCGCAG GTACGACCTGGCTCAGAATAACTCCATCCGTGAAATTGAGGCCGTACGCGCTCACGTGTCCCACCTGCGGGAGGGCGTTCTGAGGCATTGCATGATGGGAGATATGGGCTTCCGGCCAAAAGCCGAGCTGCAGAGCCTCCTGACTCACCTGGACCAGGTGGACACAGCCAAGAACCCGTGCATCAGGGAGGCCCGGCGCCGGGCGGTCGTGGAGGTCCAAGCCGTCATCACCTTCCTGGACCTCCGTGAAGCCCTCGCCCGCCGCCAACCGGGTCCCAACGAGCACCCGTCCCACCGGGCTGTGTGGCTGGTCCTGGGAAGCCTGTCGGACCTCCAGGCCCAGGTGCTGGGCTTCGACGGCAAACGGGCCGACAAGAGCTACAtgatgctggaggagctgctgaccaAGCAGCTCCTGGCGCTGGACGCTGTGGACCCGCAGGGCGACGAGATGACCAAGATGGCGCGCAAGCAGGCGGTCAAGTTCGCCCAGAACATTCTCAACTACCTGGACATGAAGACGGACGAGTGGGAGTACTGA
- the bag5 gene encoding BAG family molecular chaperone regulator 5 isoform X1, with the protein MCANVFGVLKSLFGKPFDGGKRMDHGGPQQQHHHQPQQQHPMGQQQPYYPQHPAMMRLYEVQRDAAALGPQVCTFGGLQNDRDYKRLERDLTQLLLQVDQVDTEGKAELQGARKRAAQEVEGLLRYLEENATHPSRLAMEELSNEARRLVDERVVAPQRAGGVAEINDELVDMLQELVLRLTQVKTEGRVPLRKARYRALTRLCAVQDVIEGRTEQQTLSLPLSEETHEAVHHINQVMVKVSVARGQLVALLMGLSGRDSCAHLSRILTEMQVELDALDVSGNTAIRNYRKQVVEEINGLLKHLDLEVEGDDTRRYDLAQNNSIREIEAVRAHVSHLREGVLRHCMMGDMGFRPKAELQSLLTHLDQVDTAKNPCIREARRRAVVEVQAVITFLDLREALARRQPGPNEHPSHRAVWLVLGSLSDLQAQVLGFDGKRADKSYMMLEELLTKQLLALDAVDPQGDEMTKMARKQAVKFAQNILNYLDMKTDEWEY; encoded by the exons ATGTGCGCAAACGTGTTCGGAGTGTTGAAAAG CCTGTTTGGGAAGCCCTttgatggagggaagaggatgGATCACGGCGGTCCGCAGCaacagcaccatcaccagccgcagcagcagcacccgatggggcagcagcagccgtacTACCCCCAGCACCCCGCCATGATGCGGCTCTACGAGGTCCAGAGGGACGCGGCGGCTCTGGGGCCTCAGGTGTGCACCTTCGGCGGCCTGCAGAACGACCGCGACTACAAGCGGCTGGAGCGGGACCTgacgcagctgctgctgcaggtggaccaggtggacaCGGAGGGCAAAGCCGAGCTGCAGGGGGCACGAAAGAGGGCGGcgcaggaggtggagggtctGCTGCGCTACCTGGAGGAGAACGCCACCCACCCGTCCCGCCTGGCCATGGAGGAGCTGAGCAACGAGGCGCGGCGGCTGGTGGACGAGCGCGTGGTGGCCCCCCAGCGGGCCGGCGGGGTCGCCGAGATCAACGACGAGCTGGTGGACATGTTGCAGGAGCTGGTGCTGAGGCTGACCCAGGTCAAGACTGAGGGGCGGGTGCCGCTGCGCAAGGCGCGCTACCGGGCGCTCACCCGCCTGTGCGCCGTGCAGGACGTGATCGAGGGACGCACCGAGCAGCAGACGCTGTCGCTGCCGCTGTCGGAGGAGACGCACGAGGCCGTGCACCACATCAACCaggtgatggtgaaggtgaGCGTGGCGCGCGGCCAGCTGGTGGCGCTGCTGATGGGGCTGAGCGGGAGGGACAGCTGCGCGCACCTGTCACGGATCCTGACGGAGATGCAGGTGGAGCTGGACGCTCTGGACGTGTCCGGGAACACCGCCATCAGGAATTACCGGaagcaggtggtggaggagatCAACGGGCTGCTGAAGCATCTGgacctggaggtggagggagacgaCACGCGCAG GTACGACCTGGCTCAGAATAACTCCATCCGTGAAATTGAGGCCGTACGCGCTCACGTGTCCCACCTGCGGGAGGGCGTTCTGAGGCATTGCATGATGGGAGATATGGGCTTCCGGCCAAAAGCCGAGCTGCAGAGCCTCCTGACTCACCTGGACCAGGTGGACACAGCCAAGAACCCGTGCATCAGGGAGGCCCGGCGCCGGGCGGTCGTGGAGGTCCAAGCCGTCATCACCTTCCTGGACCTCCGTGAAGCCCTCGCCCGCCGCCAACCGGGTCCCAACGAGCACCCGTCCCACCGGGCTGTGTGGCTGGTCCTGGGAAGCCTGTCGGACCTCCAGGCCCAGGTGCTGGGCTTCGACGGCAAACGGGCCGACAAGAGCTACAtgatgctggaggagctgctgaccaAGCAGCTCCTGGCGCTGGACGCTGTGGACCCGCAGGGCGACGAGATGACCAAGATGGCGCGCAAGCAGGCGGTCAAGTTCGCCCAGAACATTCTCAACTACCTGGACATGAAGACGGACGAGTGGGAGTACTGA
- the bag5 gene encoding BAG family molecular chaperone regulator 5 isoform X2: MAVRWLCSLFGKPFDGGKRMDHGGPQQQHHHQPQQQHPMGQQQPYYPQHPAMMRLYEVQRDAAALGPQVCTFGGLQNDRDYKRLERDLTQLLLQVDQVDTEGKAELQGARKRAAQEVEGLLRYLEENATHPSRLAMEELSNEARRLVDERVVAPQRAGGVAEINDELVDMLQELVLRLTQVKTEGRVPLRKARYRALTRLCAVQDVIEGRTEQQTLSLPLSEETHEAVHHINQVMVKVSVARGQLVALLMGLSGRDSCAHLSRILTEMQVELDALDVSGNTAIRNYRKQVVEEINGLLKHLDLEVEGDDTRRYDLAQNNSIREIEAVRAHVSHLREGVLRHCMMGDMGFRPKAELQSLLTHLDQVDTAKNPCIREARRRAVVEVQAVITFLDLREALARRQPGPNEHPSHRAVWLVLGSLSDLQAQVLGFDGKRADKSYMMLEELLTKQLLALDAVDPQGDEMTKMARKQAVKFAQNILNYLDMKTDEWEY; encoded by the exons ATGGCTGTACGGTGGTTGTGCAG CCTGTTTGGGAAGCCCTttgatggagggaagaggatgGATCACGGCGGTCCGCAGCaacagcaccatcaccagccgcagcagcagcacccgatggggcagcagcagccgtacTACCCCCAGCACCCCGCCATGATGCGGCTCTACGAGGTCCAGAGGGACGCGGCGGCTCTGGGGCCTCAGGTGTGCACCTTCGGCGGCCTGCAGAACGACCGCGACTACAAGCGGCTGGAGCGGGACCTgacgcagctgctgctgcaggtggaccaggtggacaCGGAGGGCAAAGCCGAGCTGCAGGGGGCACGAAAGAGGGCGGcgcaggaggtggagggtctGCTGCGCTACCTGGAGGAGAACGCCACCCACCCGTCCCGCCTGGCCATGGAGGAGCTGAGCAACGAGGCGCGGCGGCTGGTGGACGAGCGCGTGGTGGCCCCCCAGCGGGCCGGCGGGGTCGCCGAGATCAACGACGAGCTGGTGGACATGTTGCAGGAGCTGGTGCTGAGGCTGACCCAGGTCAAGACTGAGGGGCGGGTGCCGCTGCGCAAGGCGCGCTACCGGGCGCTCACCCGCCTGTGCGCCGTGCAGGACGTGATCGAGGGACGCACCGAGCAGCAGACGCTGTCGCTGCCGCTGTCGGAGGAGACGCACGAGGCCGTGCACCACATCAACCaggtgatggtgaaggtgaGCGTGGCGCGCGGCCAGCTGGTGGCGCTGCTGATGGGGCTGAGCGGGAGGGACAGCTGCGCGCACCTGTCACGGATCCTGACGGAGATGCAGGTGGAGCTGGACGCTCTGGACGTGTCCGGGAACACCGCCATCAGGAATTACCGGaagcaggtggtggaggagatCAACGGGCTGCTGAAGCATCTGgacctggaggtggagggagacgaCACGCGCAG GTACGACCTGGCTCAGAATAACTCCATCCGTGAAATTGAGGCCGTACGCGCTCACGTGTCCCACCTGCGGGAGGGCGTTCTGAGGCATTGCATGATGGGAGATATGGGCTTCCGGCCAAAAGCCGAGCTGCAGAGCCTCCTGACTCACCTGGACCAGGTGGACACAGCCAAGAACCCGTGCATCAGGGAGGCCCGGCGCCGGGCGGTCGTGGAGGTCCAAGCCGTCATCACCTTCCTGGACCTCCGTGAAGCCCTCGCCCGCCGCCAACCGGGTCCCAACGAGCACCCGTCCCACCGGGCTGTGTGGCTGGTCCTGGGAAGCCTGTCGGACCTCCAGGCCCAGGTGCTGGGCTTCGACGGCAAACGGGCCGACAAGAGCTACAtgatgctggaggagctgctgaccaAGCAGCTCCTGGCGCTGGACGCTGTGGACCCGCAGGGCGACGAGATGACCAAGATGGCGCGCAAGCAGGCGGTCAAGTTCGCCCAGAACATTCTCAACTACCTGGACATGAAGACGGACGAGTGGGAGTACTGA